The window CTGACAGGTCGCAAGCGTTAAATGTGCTAATAAGTAGAAGTCCAATAATGCAAGCTGGGAGGACTTTTACAATCACTTGAGAGTCCCGAGTGGGAATAAAAGTATATCACGATGAACCTTGTGACGAGCTTGTCAAAAGAATCGGAGAGGTAATGTTTCCAATTGGGATAGTGGTCAACAAATGGATGAAGCCGACCCACTTCATTACTGTATGAAGGGATCTTGATTTGAACAAACACGAAGAGGTATACGTGAGTCAGATAGTTCGTCTTCGTGGAATACCAGTGGCGGACCTATATTAGATTTAGAAGAGAGGATTCTCAATTTTAGCAGAATAGTCAAATGGTTCCTTCTGAAACATTGCATAGCAGAGTGTGCAGAACCTTAGttgtagaaagaaaaataggcgaagaaagatcacaggcccagaGTCAATTCAGCAGTCAGTGATTGCAATTGTTGTGATCAAAATCAGATTATGGACCGCTCAAAGCTGTCGGAAAGGTTGTATTGTTAGGCATTGAAGACCCTTAGAATTCCAAATTTGGTGATTGCacctttctgaaggtgtcaccaatgagggatgaCTTGCGCTTCAGCAAAGAGGGAAAACTGAAACAGAGGTActtaggtccctttgagattcttgGGAGAATCGAGACCTTAgtgtatcgtcttgcattgctaccgagattggcgcaagtgcacgaCGTTTTTCATGTGTTGAGGTTGAGGAcgtatgagcctgacccgacccacgcgCTAAATCTTcaagaattagacgtggacgaccGAGTATCGTACGTGAAAAGCCCGATTCAGATCGTGAATAAGAAAGATTGGACTCGGCGAACCAAGATAGTCCCCTTGGTCGAAGTGGTCTGACAACACCACAGGACTAAAGAAGTAACCGGGAAAAGTGAGACTCGATGAGACGACGATACCCCCACCTTTGAGGTTAAGGAtaggtaaaggtttaaatttcgaggacgaaatttttataagaggggaagagttgtgacatcctagattttcgaCTCtgctttcaattcaataaatggGGCAtctcatcgacgcgcctataaggctgttc of the Eucalyptus grandis isolate ANBG69807.140 chromosome 10, ASM1654582v1, whole genome shotgun sequence genome contains:
- the LOC120288755 gene encoding uncharacterized protein LOC120288755 codes for the protein MRDDLRFSKEGKLKQRYLGPFEILGRIETLVYRLALLPRLAQVHDVFHVLRLRTYEPDPTHALNLQELDVDDRVSYVKSPIQIVNKKDWTRRTKIVPLVEVV